One part of the Lotus japonicus ecotype B-129 chromosome 2, LjGifu_v1.2 genome encodes these proteins:
- the LOC130735139 gene encoding uncharacterized protein LOC130735139: MFASVSHPDESPRVIDIHNVEDDDNCGYRCIFSLMGKGEQNWKQVREDMIKELTLRQCIYHGMYGTDKHYEKVLQALHLAPNEFATEEKWLSVPDMGHIVATMYQVVFVTLSNRGGATYFPLTGPVLHPSEHQIICLLFVNNNHWVKVLISTDFPLPTVNPQWIYHCTVEARGWQLPYLDRMILFNKLSREFMFLLEFLSLSNFCKNSHYGTASTMHAQGAMVFTCEYL, encoded by the exons ATGTTTGCGTCCGTTTCGCACCCT GATGAGTCTCCCAGAGTCATTGATATTCacaatgttgaagatgatgacaatTGTGGATATAGATGCATTTTTTCCTTGATGGGTAAGGGAGAACAAAATTGGAAGCAGGTCCGAGAAGACATGATAAAGGAGCTTACATTACGGCAATGTATTTATCATGGTATGTATGGCACCGACAAACATTACGAAAAAGTACTACAAGCCTTGCATCTTGCTCCAAATGAGTTTGCAACGGAGGAGAAGTGGTTATCCGTGCCGGATATGGGCCACATTGTTGCTACGATGTACCAGGTTGTGTTCGTGACCTTGTCGAATCGGGGGGGCGCCACCTACTTCCCTCTCACCGGTCCAGTgctacatccatcagagcaccAGATTATATGTTTACTCTTTGTCAACAACAACCACTGGGTGAAG GTGCTTATTTCAACTGACTTTCCTTTGCCAACGGTTAATCCACAATGGATTTATCATTGTACTGTTGAAGCTCGTGGTTGGCAGCTACCATACCTGGATCGCATGATCCtattcaacaaactctcccgaGAG TTTATGTTTCTGTTGGAGTTCCTGTCTCTATCAAATTTCTGCAAAAACTCGCACTACGGAACTGCGTCCACCATGCACGCTCAGGGTGCGATG GTTTTTACCTGCGAGTATTTATGA